The following proteins come from a genomic window of Archocentrus centrarchus isolate MPI-CPG fArcCen1 chromosome 3, fArcCen1, whole genome shotgun sequence:
- the isl2b gene encoding LOW QUALITY PROTEIN: insulin gene enhancer protein isl-2b (The sequence of the model RefSeq protein was modified relative to this genomic sequence to represent the inferred CDS: deleted 1 base in 1 codon) has protein sequence MVDIIFSSSFLGDMGDHSKKKPGFAMCVGCGSQIHDQYILRVSPDLEWHAACLKCAECSQYLDETCTCFVRDGKTYCKRDYVRLFGIKCAKCNLGFSSSDLVMRARDNVYHIECFRCSVCSRQLLPGDEFSLREEELLCRADHSLLLERSSAGSPVSPGHIHSNRPLHLADPVTVRQAPHRNHVHKQSEKTTRVRTVLNEKQLHTLRTCYNANPRPDALMKEQLVEMTGLSPRVIRVWFQNKRCKDKKKSILMKQLQQQQQSDKTNLQGLTGTPLVAGSPIRHEGSVQGNPVEVQTYQPPWKALSEFALQSDLDQPAFQQLVSFSESGSLGNSSGSDVTSLSSQLPDTPNSMVPSPVET, from the exons ATGGTGGATATTATTTTCagctcttctttcttgggtgaTATGGGGGATCATTCCAAAA AGAAGCCAGGATTCGCGATGTGTGTAGGATGTGGAAGTCAGATCCATGACCAGTACATACTGAGAGTCTCTCCCGATCTGGAGTGGCACGCAGCCTGTCTAAAGTGTGCCGAGTGCAGCCAGTACCTGGATGAGACCTGCACTTGTTTCGTCCGGGACGGCAAAACCTACTGCAAAAGAGATTATGTAAG GCTGTTTGGAATAAAATGCGCAAAATGTAACCTGGGGTTCAGCAGCAGCGATTTGGTGATGAGAGCTCGGGATAACGTGTACCACATCGAGTGTTTTCGCTGCTCCGTGTGCAGCAGGCAACTCCTGCCGGGAGACGAGTTTTCCCTCCGggaagaggagctgctgtgccGGGCAGACCACAGCCTGCTGCTGGAGAGGAGCTCCGCGGGAAGCCCCGTCAGTCCCGGACACATCCACTCCAACAGACCGCTGCACCTGGCAG ATCCTGTAACGGTGCGGCAGGCCCCGCATCGGAACCACGTCCACAAGCAGTCGGAGAAGACAACGCGGGTCAGGACCGTGCTGAACGAGAAGCAGCTCCATACGTTGCGGACCTGCTACAACGCCAACCCGAGGCCGGACGCGCTGATGAAAGAACAGCTGGTGGAGATGACTGGCCTGAGCCCAAGGGTGATCCGGGTCTGGTTCCAGAACAAGCgctgcaaagac aaaaaaaaatccatcctcatgaagcagctccagcagcagcagcagagtgatAAGACT AACCTGCAGGGCCTCACAGGGACGCCACTTGTAGCTGGAAGTCCTATCCGACATGAGGGCAGCGTGCAGGGAAACCCAGTGGAGGTTCAGACCTACCAGCCTCCATGGAAAGCCCTTAGTGAATTCGCCCTGCAGAGTGACCTGGATCAGCCAGCTTTTCAGcaactg GTGTCTTTCTCTGAATCGGGATCTCTCGGGAACTCCTCTGGCAGCGACGTGACTTCTTTGTCCTCTCAGTTACCGGACACCCCGAACAGTATGGTACCCAGCCCGGTGGAGACGTGA